A genomic segment from Deltaproteobacteria bacterium encodes:
- a CDS encoding FAD-binding domain, with protein sequence MRVLISGAGVAGPTLAHWLLRHGGFEITLVESAPALRTGGYVIDFWGAGYDIAEQMGLLPAILAEGYQVREVRMVDGRGRRVGGMPVDAFRRATGGRYVSVPRSALAAAIYASVSARLETIFGDRITALEERTASVAVTFEHAPQREFDLVVGADGVHSVVRELALAADAAPQTYLGMQFAAFELPGYRPRDEDAYVIFNEVGQQADRFTLRGDRTLFLFIMAHPSPDAPPDLDGQKALLRRRFGNSAWECPQILAQLEGAENFYFDRVSQVRLARWSKGRVVLLGDAAFAPSFLAGQGSALAMLGAYILAGELKRAGSDFTQAFAQYHERLGAFMAGKQRAAVRFASNFAPPSKLSVFLQNHLASALALPLVPELVFGRLLRDQVELPTY encoded by the coding sequence ATGCGCGTCCTCATCTCGGGCGCCGGAGTCGCCGGCCCCACACTGGCTCACTGGCTGCTGCGTCATGGCGGCTTCGAGATCACCCTGGTGGAGAGCGCTCCGGCGCTCCGCACCGGCGGCTACGTCATCGACTTCTGGGGCGCGGGTTACGACATCGCCGAACAGATGGGCCTCCTGCCCGCGATCTTGGCCGAGGGCTACCAGGTGCGTGAGGTGCGGATGGTCGACGGGCGTGGGAGGCGGGTGGGCGGCATGCCGGTCGACGCGTTCCGCCGGGCAACGGGCGGGCGCTACGTGAGCGTGCCCCGCTCCGCGCTCGCCGCCGCCATCTACGCGAGCGTGTCCGCGCGGTTGGAGACGATCTTCGGCGATCGCATCACCGCGCTCGAGGAGCGCACGGCCAGCGTGGCGGTGACGTTCGAGCACGCCCCGCAGCGGGAGTTCGACCTCGTGGTGGGCGCCGACGGCGTGCACTCGGTCGTGCGCGAGCTCGCGCTGGCTGCCGACGCTGCTCCCCAGACGTACCTGGGCATGCAGTTCGCCGCCTTCGAGCTCCCGGGCTACCGGCCGCGCGATGAAGACGCGTACGTCATCTTCAACGAGGTTGGCCAGCAGGCCGACCGCTTCACGCTCCGCGGCGATCGCACGCTCTTCCTCTTCATCATGGCGCACCCCTCGCCAGACGCTCCACCCGATCTGGACGGCCAGAAGGCGCTTCTGCGCAGGCGCTTCGGCAACTCCGCCTGGGAGTGCCCGCAGATCCTCGCGCAGCTCGAGGGCGCCGAGAACTTCTACTTCGACCGCGTGAGCCAGGTTCGCCTGGCGCGCTGGTCGAAAGGCCGGGTGGTCCTCCTCGGCGACGCGGCATTCGCTCCGTCGTTCCTGGCCGGCCAGGGCTCGGCACTGGCCATGCTCGGTGCCTACATCCTCGCGGGCGAGCTCAAGCGCGCTGGCAGCGACTTCACCCAAGCCTTCGCGCAGTACCACGAGCGACTGGGCGCGTTCATGGCCGGCAAGCAGCGCGCGGCGGTGCGCTTTGCCAGCAACTTCGCGCCGCCCTCGAAGCTGAGCGTGTTCCTCCAGAACCATCTGGCCTCGGCGCTTGCGTTGCCGCTGGTGCCCGAGCTCGTGTTCGGGCGCCTGCTGCGCGACCAGGTCGAGCTCCCGACCTACTGA
- a CDS encoding sodium:proton antiporter, with translation MNVGTFVILFAVAMMVAWIARRVGLPYTVGLVVAGLALGRVDGLRAPHLTHDLLFSLLLPALVFEAAFHIDGKQLWKDHWIVNALATPGLLLAMVLTAALLVRATDFEELAGGIAWSGALVFAAVVSATDPIAVVALFRSVGAPQRLSVLVEGESLLNDGTGIVIFGIALSAATGSAFSWSGAVLEFIRVVGLGAMVGAALGTIVAGLGRLVDHRISHVAITVLAAYGSFALADRLGGSGVISTLVTGLIARRHAMRTLETVEKFWEYVAFAMNSFVFLLIGLEVSSSALMQSWKAIGTAYAAATIARAVMVVITTGALRHTALRLPWRWAVVIGWSGLRGALSLVLVLGLPPTFPGRDVLVNMTFGFVLLTLLVQGTTMKPILKLLRLSSVTST, from the coding sequence GTGAACGTCGGGACCTTCGTCATCCTGTTCGCCGTTGCGATGATGGTGGCGTGGATTGCACGACGCGTTGGGCTGCCCTACACCGTGGGCTTGGTCGTCGCTGGCCTCGCACTTGGTCGGGTCGATGGCTTACGAGCACCGCATCTCACCCACGACCTGCTCTTCTCGCTCTTGCTCCCCGCCCTGGTGTTCGAGGCGGCGTTCCACATCGACGGGAAGCAGCTCTGGAAGGATCATTGGATCGTCAACGCGCTGGCCACGCCGGGCCTGTTGTTGGCGATGGTGCTCACCGCGGCCCTCCTGGTCAGGGCCACCGACTTCGAGGAGCTTGCCGGCGGTATCGCTTGGAGTGGCGCGCTGGTCTTCGCCGCCGTGGTGAGCGCCACCGACCCGATCGCTGTCGTGGCCTTGTTTCGCAGCGTCGGGGCACCTCAACGGCTCAGCGTGCTGGTCGAAGGCGAAAGCCTTCTCAACGACGGGACCGGCATCGTCATCTTTGGAATCGCGCTCTCGGCGGCGACAGGAAGCGCGTTCAGTTGGAGCGGAGCTGTGCTCGAGTTCATCCGCGTGGTCGGGCTCGGCGCAATGGTCGGTGCTGCGCTCGGAACCATCGTGGCGGGATTGGGCCGACTCGTCGATCACAGAATCAGCCATGTCGCCATCACGGTGCTCGCCGCATATGGCTCGTTCGCGCTGGCCGACCGGCTGGGCGGAAGTGGGGTCATCTCCACGCTCGTGACAGGCCTCATTGCGCGGCGCCATGCGATGCGCACGCTCGAGACGGTGGAGAAATTTTGGGAGTACGTCGCGTTCGCCATGAACTCGTTCGTGTTCCTCCTCATCGGCCTGGAGGTGTCGTCGTCGGCGCTCATGCAGTCCTGGAAGGCCATCGGCACCGCGTACGCGGCAGCGACGATTGCGCGCGCAGTGATGGTCGTGATCACCACGGGGGCACTCCGGCACACCGCGTTGCGTCTCCCCTGGCGCTGGGCAGTGGTGATTGGCTGGAGTGGCCTACGCGGCGCGCTCTCCCTCGTGCTGGTACTTGGATTGCCGCCCACGTTTCCCGGGCGGGACGTGCTCGTGAACATGACCTTCGGCTTCGTGCTGCTCACGTTGCTGGTTCAGGGCACAACGATGAAGCCAATCTTGAAACTCCTGCGGTTGTCGTCTGTGACGTCGACGTGA
- a CDS encoding cytochrome C, with amino-acid sequence MTRPRLLAAGIALGLLVAGSAFGDGYLQQSPGANSPPNIDAWRQGEQRSGLKPYPHAVPPGTPNPPEPLYQFGGSCSTSWTVPDLPVPTFSDWLRTQTAQRPEVDRRARAILEKRYDLTCRSEKDVTMSRGKPQPIGPSARLPKGFKTWEDFDAQSPEQIRKAGSFPYVPLDHPLQSTAHQVFPAFWTKVHPEHERFDVGMDIPECFLPEFPPPLYLTTHPEMGDVTRGVEITYGNYFNMFNGLLTPEQLEGLRLMVTPFQTTWFNATNHRVTAAPSQGVSCFSCHVNGHTNGGFELAPDSRPNWARLRVDTPSLRGNYAFLIYSSKRSIRSMDHFSEVEEYFDGDTALLAAIGGRNLSKAQTNHMGDFNSIIDFPPAPKLDALNRLLPQKSTASELRGEKLFNGKAQCSACHPAANQFQDNSMHDLHVERFYAGRPEGPIKTFSLRGIKDTPPYLHDGRLLTLEDTVEFFNLVLETKLNAEEKKDIAAYLRAL; translated from the coding sequence ATGACCCGCCCTCGATTGTTGGCCGCCGGAATCGCCCTCGGCCTCCTGGTCGCCGGTTCAGCCTTCGGCGATGGATACCTGCAGCAGAGCCCGGGGGCCAATTCCCCTCCGAACATCGACGCCTGGCGACAGGGCGAGCAGCGCAGCGGGCTCAAGCCGTATCCCCACGCCGTTCCTCCGGGGACGCCGAATCCGCCCGAGCCGCTCTACCAGTTCGGTGGGAGCTGCTCCACGTCGTGGACGGTGCCCGACCTGCCTGTTCCGACCTTTTCGGACTGGCTCCGAACGCAGACTGCCCAGCGCCCCGAAGTGGATCGACGGGCGCGCGCCATCCTCGAGAAGCGCTACGACCTGACCTGCCGAAGCGAGAAAGACGTGACCATGTCACGCGGCAAGCCCCAACCGATCGGCCCTTCGGCGCGCCTGCCCAAGGGCTTCAAGACCTGGGAGGACTTCGACGCCCAATCGCCCGAGCAGATCCGCAAGGCAGGTTCCTTCCCCTATGTCCCACTCGACCACCCGTTGCAGTCCACCGCGCACCAGGTCTTCCCTGCCTTCTGGACGAAGGTGCACCCCGAGCACGAGCGCTTCGACGTCGGAATGGATATCCCCGAGTGCTTCCTGCCGGAGTTCCCGCCGCCGCTCTACCTGACGACCCACCCCGAGATGGGCGACGTGACGCGCGGCGTGGAGATCACCTACGGGAACTATTTCAACATGTTCAACGGCCTGCTGACCCCTGAGCAACTCGAGGGGCTGCGGCTGATGGTCACGCCGTTCCAAACGACCTGGTTCAACGCCACGAACCACCGCGTGACCGCTGCGCCGTCTCAAGGCGTGAGCTGCTTCTCGTGCCACGTGAACGGCCACACCAACGGCGGCTTCGAGCTCGCGCCGGACAGCCGGCCCAACTGGGCCCGTCTGCGCGTCGACACGCCGTCGCTGCGAGGCAACTACGCCTTTCTCATCTACAGCAGCAAACGCTCGATCCGGTCGATGGACCACTTCAGTGAGGTGGAGGAGTACTTCGACGGCGACACCGCTCTGCTCGCTGCCATTGGTGGAAGGAACCTGAGCAAAGCGCAAACGAACCACATGGGCGACTTCAACTCGATCATCGATTTTCCGCCCGCACCCAAGCTCGATGCGCTGAACCGACTGCTTCCCCAGAAGTCGACGGCCTCGGAGCTTCGCGGCGAGAAGCTCTTCAATGGCAAGGCCCAATGTTCAGCCTGCCACCCGGCCGCCAACCAATTTCAAGACAACTCGATGCACGACCTGCACGTCGAGCGCTTCTACGCGGGGCGTCCAGAGGGGCCAATCAAGACCTTCTCACTGCGAGGGATCAAAGACACGCCACCCTATTTGCACGACGGCCGATTGCTCACGCTCGAGGATACGGTGGAGTTCTTCAATCTCGTGCTGGAGACGAAGCTCAACGCAGAGGAGAAGAAGGACATTGCGGCCTACCTGCGTGCGCTGTGA
- a CDS encoding chloride channel protein, which yields MHLAALGAWKRRHSGAAVAGAGEDHGLTEVGVALAAIVVGLFGGAAAYVFRLLIGVVHNLLFLGRLSFAYDANQHTPASPWGLAVVLVPMVGALAVVFLVENYAPEARGHGVPEVMEAIHEEGGRIRLVVAGVKALASAISIGSGGSVGREGPIAQIGAALASTLGRWLRASPSQLGTLVAAGGGAGIAATFNTPIGGVPFAVEVLIQELSARTLIPLALATGTATYVGRALLGDAPAFPAPELRTPVAAQMGYLPAYLALGVLTGLTSLVFIRGLYATEDVFERRFPGSAYLRHVAGMLLVGLSITILFRRTGHYWVEGVGYATVLDVLNGALASIPFLLALCGLKLAATWITLGSGASGGIFSPSMFLGATLGGAFGHVLHALSPGLTIAPAAFALAGMAGVVAGATGAAITALVMIFEMTRDYSVVLPMTLTVALSYAVRRALCRDSIYTLKLSRRGIHIPDALYAGVQLNRAVGSLALLPVRVRTSRAGEQRGEEPGMAWVKVDDHGRPVQVHRPDGVGALLGPGEFEVVPTDMRLGDLVERLSHSGASAAVVVEQGAGGVVGVLDAAAVLREVARDVRRLES from the coding sequence ATCCACCTCGCGGCGCTCGGTGCGTGGAAGCGCCGGCACTCCGGTGCGGCGGTCGCCGGCGCTGGCGAAGACCACGGGCTCACGGAGGTCGGTGTCGCGCTGGCCGCCATCGTGGTCGGGTTGTTCGGAGGGGCCGCAGCCTACGTCTTCCGCTTGCTCATCGGCGTTGTCCACAATCTCCTCTTCCTCGGACGCTTGTCGTTCGCCTACGACGCCAACCAGCACACGCCCGCGAGCCCCTGGGGCCTGGCGGTGGTGCTCGTGCCCATGGTGGGCGCCCTCGCGGTGGTCTTCCTGGTGGAGAACTACGCACCCGAGGCCAGGGGGCACGGCGTCCCGGAGGTGATGGAGGCCATCCACGAGGAGGGCGGCCGCATCCGACTGGTCGTCGCCGGGGTGAAGGCCCTGGCCTCGGCCATCTCCATCGGCAGCGGAGGCTCGGTGGGGCGCGAGGGGCCGATCGCACAGATCGGCGCGGCGCTCGCGTCGACGCTCGGGCGATGGCTGCGCGCGTCTCCGTCCCAGCTGGGGACGCTCGTGGCCGCAGGTGGCGGCGCTGGCATCGCGGCCACCTTCAACACGCCGATCGGAGGGGTCCCCTTTGCCGTGGAGGTGCTCATCCAGGAGCTGAGCGCACGGACGCTCATTCCCCTCGCCCTCGCGACCGGAACGGCCACCTACGTCGGGCGGGCCTTGCTCGGAGATGCGCCCGCATTTCCGGCGCCGGAGCTGCGGACACCGGTCGCCGCGCAGATGGGCTATCTCCCTGCGTACCTCGCGCTTGGCGTGCTGACCGGGTTGACGTCCCTCGTGTTCATCCGGGGGCTCTACGCCACGGAGGACGTCTTCGAGAGGCGCTTCCCGGGGAGCGCGTACCTGCGACACGTGGCAGGGATGCTCCTGGTCGGCTTGAGCATCACCATCCTCTTCCGCCGAACGGGCCACTACTGGGTCGAGGGCGTGGGATACGCCACGGTGCTCGACGTCCTCAACGGCGCGCTCGCCAGCATTCCCTTCCTGCTGGCGCTCTGCGGCCTGAAGCTCGCCGCGACCTGGATCACGCTGGGCTCGGGCGCCTCGGGTGGTATCTTCTCGCCCTCGATGTTCCTGGGGGCGACCCTGGGAGGCGCGTTCGGGCACGTCCTCCACGCGCTCAGCCCGGGCCTCACCATCGCCCCCGCGGCGTTCGCGCTCGCAGGAATGGCCGGCGTCGTCGCCGGGGCGACCGGGGCGGCGATCACCGCACTGGTGATGATCTTCGAGATGACGCGGGACTACTCCGTCGTGCTGCCCATGACCCTCACCGTGGCCCTGAGCTACGCCGTTCGGCGCGCGCTGTGCCGCGACAGCATCTACACCCTCAAGCTCAGCCGCCGCGGCATTCACATCCCCGACGCGCTCTATGCCGGCGTCCAGCTCAACCGCGCCGTGGGATCACTCGCGCTCCTGCCGGTTAGGGTTCGCACCTCGCGCGCCGGCGAGCAGCGCGGGGAGGAGCCAGGCATGGCCTGGGTGAAGGTCGACGACCACGGGCGCCCAGTCCAGGTTCACCGCCCGGATGGTGTCGGCGCGTTGCTCGGGCCAGGCGAGTTCGAGGTGGTCCCGACCGACATGCGGCTCGGTGATCTGGTCGAGCGGCTGTCGCACTCGGGGGCCTCCGCAGCGGTGGTGGTCGAGCAAGGCGCCGGGGGCGTGGTCGGGGTCCTCGACGCGGCCGCGGTGCTCCGGGAGGTCGCGAGAGATGTCCGGAGGCTCGAGTCCTGA
- a CDS encoding HAMP domain-containing histidine kinase, which translates to MSISASRGSGVRLLVAFAIAIGSFVAGTVVSEHEVSKTHARTEEISGTALPAIVDLASMRTDLFHASQLLEQDLGAPPAAQGPLRQDIQDELAQARMAEERYRSRGKLPGEQGLAVTLHGQVDDVARAFDSALSVKSAVDGRQEIERRVRPALDRAETTSFDLITLNSSNASAETEAIATARARSKLVAYSLDGVSAVFTAIVALLVVRTTRREFESQAAQQRLIAARAEELEAFAGRVAHDILNPLSAINLTFDMLVRGLPPQDAAARGKASVARTRRVVDALLAFARAGARPEPGARCQVALVLGGLLEDLGRAHPTARIHLDVEPGLQVGCLPGVLSSIVGNLVGNALKYADDGVRVPEVEVHGRRVGSRVRIEVADNGPGILPTLEPTIFQPFVRGEGQEKPGIGLGLATAKRLCEAHGGGIGFRSKLGVGTTFFVELPEAMPQQSELVGASPGAQAH; encoded by the coding sequence ATGTCCATCTCGGCCTCGCGAGGTTCAGGCGTTCGGCTGCTCGTGGCCTTTGCCATCGCCATCGGGAGCTTCGTCGCGGGGACGGTGGTCTCCGAGCACGAGGTGAGCAAGACCCACGCGCGCACCGAGGAGATCTCGGGTACGGCGCTGCCCGCAATCGTCGATCTGGCCTCGATGCGGACCGATCTGTTCCACGCTTCGCAGCTCCTGGAGCAGGACCTCGGCGCGCCCCCCGCCGCCCAGGGGCCTCTCCGGCAGGACATCCAGGACGAGCTGGCCCAGGCTCGCATGGCCGAGGAGCGCTACCGGTCGCGGGGCAAGCTGCCCGGCGAGCAAGGCCTGGCGGTGACGCTCCACGGGCAGGTGGACGATGTCGCGCGAGCGTTCGACAGTGCCCTGAGCGTCAAGTCCGCCGTGGACGGCCGCCAGGAGATCGAGCGGCGCGTGCGCCCCGCGCTCGATCGGGCGGAGACGACGTCGTTCGACCTCATCACCCTCAACTCCTCCAACGCCAGCGCTGAAACCGAGGCCATCGCGACCGCTCGGGCTCGGTCCAAGCTCGTTGCGTACTCGCTCGACGGGGTGAGCGCGGTGTTCACCGCCATCGTGGCCCTGCTGGTGGTGCGCACCACGCGCCGGGAGTTCGAGAGCCAGGCCGCGCAGCAGCGCCTCATCGCCGCGCGCGCCGAGGAGCTCGAGGCCTTCGCCGGCCGGGTGGCGCACGACATCCTCAACCCGCTCAGCGCCATCAACCTCACCTTCGACATGCTGGTCCGCGGGCTGCCGCCGCAGGACGCAGCCGCGCGTGGCAAGGCCAGCGTGGCGCGGACCCGCCGGGTGGTGGACGCGCTCCTGGCCTTTGCCCGTGCGGGGGCCCGCCCCGAGCCGGGCGCCCGCTGTCAGGTGGCGCTGGTGCTCGGAGGCTTGCTGGAAGATCTCGGGCGCGCCCACCCGACGGCGCGGATTCACCTCGACGTGGAGCCGGGTCTGCAGGTGGGATGCCTCCCCGGTGTCCTGAGCAGCATCGTGGGCAACCTGGTTGGCAATGCGCTCAAGTACGCCGACGACGGTGTTCGAGTACCCGAGGTGGAAGTCCACGGGCGGAGAGTTGGAAGCCGAGTCCGCATCGAGGTGGCCGACAACGGGCCTGGGATCTTGCCGACCCTCGAGCCCACGATCTTTCAGCCCTTCGTGCGAGGGGAGGGCCAGGAGAAGCCGGGCATTGGGCTCGGCCTGGCCACAGCCAAACGCCTCTGCGAGGCGCACGGTGGGGGAATCGGGTTTCGCTCCAAGCTGGGCGTGGGGACCACCTTCTTCGTAGAGCTGCCTGAGGCGATGCCACAGCAGTCGGAGCTCGTCGGGGCCTCACCCGGCGCGCAAGCCCACTGA
- a CDS encoding glycosyltransferase family 39 protein: MTAPSIRLELAGPHRSSRASGELLLALAILAALSVAALGVCLREGYILFYGDAEAHLNIARRILDSRTPGLRQVGTVWLPLPHLLMLPFVQDDELWRTGLAGAIPSAVSYVIAGLFLFASARRLFGAAAPAFATLIAFALNPNLLYLQSTPMTEAIFFAGECAVFYFVLRFRESPQTRWVLAAGAATIAASLTRYEGWFLIPFVTAFLGAVAPKRRLQVMALYGLAATVGPLLWLAHNAWFWGDPFEFYRGAYSAKAIYQRSLATGGSTYPGDHDWATAAHYYFDASKACLGWPLIGAGAAGLLAVLGRKQQWPILLLLCAPLFYVWVVHSGSIPIFVPELWPHAAYNTRYGLAALPCLALCTGALVANVPLPWRAPTVSLAGLIVGARLLLAGRPDDSICWQEARATSEARRSATQEAAAFLKTHYHPGDGIVMCFGDLTGVLREAGIPLRETLIQDNVQDWKSVNAAPASHLREGWALTSSGDQVGTLLGALGDSGPRFQCLDSITEKGGPTLQIFRRG, translated from the coding sequence ATGACCGCCCCATCGATTCGTTTGGAGCTCGCCGGACCGCACCGGTCATCCCGTGCGTCCGGGGAGCTCCTTCTCGCGCTTGCAATCCTGGCAGCCCTGAGCGTTGCGGCGCTGGGGGTCTGCCTTCGTGAAGGCTACATCCTCTTCTACGGCGACGCCGAGGCGCACCTGAACATCGCGCGGCGGATCCTCGACTCGCGCACTCCAGGGCTTCGTCAGGTGGGCACCGTCTGGCTCCCGCTGCCTCACTTGCTCATGCTCCCGTTCGTGCAGGACGACGAGCTCTGGAGGACTGGGCTCGCGGGAGCGATCCCGTCTGCAGTGTCGTACGTGATCGCGGGGCTCTTCCTCTTCGCCTCCGCACGGAGGCTCTTCGGCGCGGCGGCGCCGGCCTTCGCCACATTGATCGCCTTCGCGCTGAACCCGAACTTGCTCTACCTGCAGTCGACGCCGATGACCGAGGCCATCTTCTTCGCGGGCGAGTGCGCGGTCTTCTATTTCGTGCTGAGGTTCCGGGAGTCGCCGCAGACGCGATGGGTTCTGGCGGCAGGCGCAGCGACCATCGCCGCGTCGCTCACGCGCTACGAGGGCTGGTTCTTGATCCCGTTCGTGACGGCCTTTCTGGGCGCCGTTGCGCCGAAGCGCCGCCTCCAGGTGATGGCGCTGTACGGGCTGGCGGCCACGGTCGGACCGCTGCTCTGGCTGGCGCACAACGCCTGGTTCTGGGGCGACCCCTTCGAGTTCTATCGGGGGGCCTATTCGGCCAAGGCGATCTACCAGCGCTCGCTCGCCACAGGAGGCTCGACCTATCCGGGCGACCACGACTGGGCGACGGCCGCCCACTACTACTTCGACGCCAGCAAGGCCTGCCTGGGCTGGCCGCTGATCGGCGCCGGCGCCGCGGGCCTGCTCGCCGTACTCGGGCGCAAGCAGCAGTGGCCCATTCTCCTCTTGCTGTGCGCGCCGCTCTTCTACGTCTGGGTGGTGCACTCCGGCTCGATACCGATCTTTGTGCCTGAGCTCTGGCCCCACGCCGCCTACAACACGCGTTACGGCCTGGCCGCGCTGCCGTGCCTGGCGCTCTGTACGGGCGCGCTGGTGGCGAACGTGCCCTTGCCATGGCGGGCGCCCACCGTTTCCCTGGCAGGGTTGATCGTCGGAGCGCGCTTGCTGCTCGCCGGGCGTCCCGACGACTCCATCTGCTGGCAAGAAGCGCGCGCCACCTCCGAGGCCCGCCGCTCGGCCACCCAGGAAGCTGCGGCCTTCTTGAAGACCCACTACCACCCCGGCGACGGCATTGTGATGTGCTTCGGCGACCTCACAGGCGTCCTGCGGGAGGCGGGCATTCCCCTGCGCGAGACGCTGATCCAGGACAACGTCCAGGACTGGAAGAGCGTGAACGCTGCGCCGGCGTCGCACCTTCGCGAAGGGTGGGCTCTCACGTCCAGCGGCGACCAGGTTGGGACGCTCCTGGGCGCGCTGGGCGACTCTGGCCCGCGCTTTCAATGCCTGGACAGCATCACGGAAAAGGGTGGCCCGACGTTGCAAATCTTTCGCCGGGGATGA
- a CDS encoding OmpA family protein: MALLGALTGCVRQSTYDAKVAELNALRDQHDQAAAQREKGLQGQIDGLNKQVQDLQAKLEENQNQLKAANDERASLHKQLDESTALVGEFKKRLEKLGQNVDKLTSERGQLAGALTDAKARLDELRKQKETADALAATFKSLVQKLKSMIDAGQLKVVIREGRMLIALPNDVLFDSGKTDLKAEAKTNLATVAQVLSGISDRHFLVAGHTDNVPIHTARFASNWELSTQRAVEVTRLLVDKGMHPEVLAAAGYGEFDPVAQNDTPEHRALNRRIEIVLQPNLAELPSLESVMSTTPHP; encoded by the coding sequence GTGGCGCTCCTCGGCGCCCTCACCGGCTGCGTTCGTCAGAGCACCTACGACGCCAAGGTGGCTGAGCTGAACGCGCTGCGAGACCAGCACGACCAGGCTGCGGCGCAGCGTGAGAAGGGGCTGCAGGGCCAGATCGATGGCTTGAACAAGCAGGTCCAGGACCTTCAGGCCAAGCTCGAAGAGAATCAGAACCAGCTCAAGGCCGCCAACGACGAGCGCGCGTCACTCCACAAGCAACTCGACGAGAGCACGGCGCTGGTGGGCGAGTTCAAGAAGCGCCTGGAGAAGCTGGGCCAGAACGTGGACAAGCTCACCAGCGAGCGCGGCCAGCTCGCGGGCGCCCTGACCGACGCCAAAGCCCGCCTCGATGAGCTCCGCAAGCAGAAGGAGACCGCGGATGCGCTCGCGGCCACGTTCAAGAGCCTCGTGCAGAAGCTCAAGTCGATGATCGACGCTGGGCAACTGAAGGTCGTCATCCGTGAGGGGCGCATGCTCATTGCGCTGCCCAACGACGTGCTCTTCGACTCGGGCAAGACCGACCTCAAGGCCGAGGCGAAGACGAACCTGGCTACGGTGGCGCAGGTGCTGTCGGGTATCTCCGACCGTCACTTCCTCGTGGCAGGGCACACGGACAACGTGCCCATCCACACCGCGCGCTTCGCCTCGAACTGGGAGCTCTCCACGCAGCGCGCGGTCGAGGTGACCCGGCTCCTCGTGGACAAGGGCATGCACCCCGAGGTGCTCGCCGCCGCGGGCTATGGCGAGTTCGATCCCGTGGCGCAGAACGACACGCCGGAGCACCGCGCGCTCAATCGCCGCATTGAGATCGTCCTGCAGCCCAATCTCGCCGAGCTGCCTTCGCTCGAATCGGTCATGTCGACGACGCCGCATCCCTGA